The genomic DNA CGGCCTGCTCTGGGCGCTGGTGCTGGGCCTGCTGGCCTTTGGCGACTTCCCCGGCCCGCTCACGCTTGCGGGCTCGGCCATCGTCATCGCCGCCGGGCTCTTTACCTACCTGCGCGAGCGGAGGCTTGCGATTCGGCGGCGTGAAATTTCGCGAGCGCCTCCTCGGTGATCCCGAAATTCTTCGACAGCGCCCGGGCCACCGCGCCTTCGATAGGCACCATCTCTTCGAAGTCCTTCTTTTTGAAGGGGGTGCCGTTGGTGGAGTTCAGCCCGCGCACGAACATGTCTTCGCTGGTGTAGGTGAGCGTCGTCATCTGCCGCCAGATCGTATCGTGCCGAAAGTGGACAACCGTCTTGTCGATATGCGGGCGGATGTAAACGCCGAGCGCGGGAGTCCAGTATTGCCGCTGCTGGGCGCAGGCGCGGATGCCCTCTTCGTCGATGCAGACGGTATAGCCCTGGTTGAAATCCACGGCGAACTTGTGCTCGCGTTTCATCACCTCATGCCCGTCATCGAAGGCCTCGCGGAAGCGCTCGACGAAGCGGTAGCTCACGCCGTCATCGTCATCGAGCCGGAACTGCCCGCAAACGCCGCCCTTAGGGTCGATATGCTCCTGCATCGCCTTGAGACAGGCCTCGCGGTGGTTGAGCGGCTCGTATTGCACCAGCCGGGCCTGCGGCAATGTAGCGAGCATATCCTTGAGGCGCTCGTCATAGGCCTTGGGCAGCTGGTTGCCGGCAAGCACGACGAACTTGAAGTCCTCGTCGGTTTGCAGCCGAAGGCCGGGCAGGGTGAAGGTTTCGAAGTAGCGAAACCGCTCTTCCAGCCGTTCTTCGCCGTAGAGAAAGTCTATCCGGTGCTGGATGGTTTCATGCTCGCGCCGGAACCCCCCGTAACAGGGGTAGGAGAACCGGCAGAGTCCGAGAATCTGTACGATGTTACTGGTCCTTGATCTTATGAGCGCTGCCCCGGCGGCAGGCTAGGGGGCGGGCAGCGGTGTGGCAAGGGTGCGGGTACGGCGCCGCGTATATCCCCAGAGCCGCTCATGCAAGGCGGGCAGGTGTTGACAGGCACCGCGACTCCCCCTATACGCCGCGCACACGGGACACCCGGGGCCTGCCCCAGTTGTGTCTGCGTATCAAAATCGAAGTGGCCACGATCCAGGCAGGAAGTGCCTCGATCCTCTGAGATTCCACCGCGTCGTTTCCGAGTTTGGAAACGGGAGCGGTATTTGCGTTTGGCATTCCGCCACTCGCGCAAGACCTGAACCGGCGCCGGGCGGTGCACAGCCCGCGCCTTAGATGAACGAACGAGCGAGACGGGGAAAACCGGAATGCCGACGATCCAACAGCTGATCCGCAAGCCGCGGCAGCCCAAAGTCAAACGATCCAAGTCGATGCACCTTGAAGGGTGCCCGCAGAAGCGTGGTGTCTGCACCCGCGTCTACACCACCACGCCGAAGAAGCCGAACTCGGCCATGCGGAAGGTTGCCAAGGTGCGCCTGACCAATGGTTTCGAGGTCATCAGCTACATCCCCGGTGAAAGTCACAACCTTCAGGAGCACTCCGTGGTTCTGATCCGTGGCGGCCGTGTGAAAGACCTTCCCGGCGTTCGCTATCACATCCTGCGCGGGGTGCTCGACACCCAGGGCGTCAAAGACCGCAAGCAGCGCCGTTCGAAGTACGGCGCCAAGCGTCCGAAGTAAGAGGAATTTGCAATGTCCCGTCGTCACGCTGCCGAGAAGCGCGAAGTCCTGCCCGACGCCAAATACGGCGATAAGGTTCTGACGAAATTCATGAACAACCTGATGGTTGACGGCAAGAAATCCGTCGCCGAGCGCATCGTTTACAACGCGCTGGACCGGGTTGAGACCAAGCTGAAGCGCGCGCCCATCGAGGTGTTCGAAGAGGCCCTCGACAACATCAAGCCGTCGGTTGAGGTTCGTTCCCGCCGGGTTGGTGGTGCCACCTATCAGGTGCCCGTCGAAGTGCGCCCCGAGCGCCGCGAAGCTCTCGCGATCCGCTGGCTCATCACCGCTTCGCGCGCCCGCAACGAGAACACCATGGAGGAGCGTCTGGCCGGTGAGCTGATCGACGCTGTTCAATCTCGTGGCACCGCCGTGAAGAAGCGTGAAGACACCCACAAGATGGCCGATGCCAACAAGGCATTCAGCCACTACCGCTGGTAACCCAAGACTCACACCTGAGGACACACTCCAATGGCCCGCGACTACCCCCTCGACCGATACCGCAACTTCGGCATCATGGCGCACATCGACGCCGGCAAGACCACTTGCTCCGAGCGGATCCTGTTCTACACCGGCAAAAGCCACAACATCGGTGAGGTGCACGATGGTGCAGCCACGATGGACTGGATGGAGCAGGAGCAGGAACGCGGGATCACCATCACCTCGGCTGCGACCACCACCTTCTGGGAGCGCACCGAGAACGGCACCGAGCCCGACTCCGAAAAGCACCGCCTGAACATCATCGACACCCCCGGCCACGTTGACTTCACCATCGAAGTCGAGCGTTCGCTGGCCGTGCTCGACGGTGCCGTTTGTGTGCTCGACGCCAACGCCGGTGTGGAGCCCCAGACCGAAACCGTGTGGCGTCAGGCTGACCGCTACAAGGTTCCGCGGATGGTGTTCGTCAACAAGATGGACAAGATCGGCGCTGACTTCTTCAACTGCGTGCGCATGATCGAAGACCGCACCGGCGCCCGCGCCGTGCCGGTTGGCATTCCGATCGGGGCCGAGAACGAGCTCGAAGGTCTGATCGACCTCGTGACCATGGAAGAGTGGCTGTGGCAGGGCGAAGATCTGGGTGCATCCTGGATCAAGGCCCCGATCCGCGACAGCCTCAAGGACATGGCCGACGAGTGGCGTGGCAAGATGATCGAGGCTGCCGTCGAAGAAGACGACGACGCCATGATGGAATACCTCGAAGGCAACGAGCCCGACATCGCAACCCTGCGCGCCCTGCTGCGCAAGGGCACCCTCGCGCTGCACTTCGTGCCGGTGCTGGGCGGCTCCGCCTTCAAGAACAAGGGTGTTCAGCCCCTGCTCAACGCCGTGATCGACTACCTGCCGAGCCCGCTCGACGTGGTCGACTACATGGGCTTTGCGCCGGACGATGAGACCGAAACCCGCGACATCGCGCGCCGCGCGGATGACGACATGCCCTTCGCCGGCCTCGCGTTCAAAATCATGAACGACCCCTTCGTCGGCTCGCTCACCTTTACCCGGATCTACTCGGGCAAGATGAACAAGGGTGACAGCATCCTGAACTCGACCAAGGGCAAGAAAGAGCGCATCGGTCGGATGATGATGATGCACTCGAACAACCGCGAAGAGATCGAAGAGGCATTTGCCGGCGACATCATCGCGCTGGCCGGTCTGAAAGACACCACCACGGGTGACACGCTCTGTGCCGCCAACGCACCGGTGGTTCTGGAAACCATGACCTTCCCCGATCCGGTCATCGAGATCGCCGTTGAGCCCAAGACGAAGGCCGACCAGGAGAAGATGTCTCAGGGTCTTGCCCGTCTGGCCGCTGAAGACCCGTCCTTCCGCGTGGAAACTGACCTCGAGAGCGGTCAGACCATCATGAAGGGCATGGGCGAACTTCACCTCGACATCCTCGTTGACCGCCTCAAGCGCGAATTCAAGGTTGAGGCCAACATCGGTGCCCCCCAGGTGGCTTACCGCGAGACCATCGGTCACGAGGTCGAGCACACCTACACCCACAAGAAGCAGTCGGGTGGTTCGGGTCAGTTCGCCGAAGTCAAAATGGTCATCTCGCCAACCGAGCCGGGCGAAGGCTACTCCTTCGAGTCCAAGATCGTTGGCGGTGCGGTGCCGAAGGAATACATCCCCGGCGTCGAAAAGGGCATCAAGTCGGTCATGGACTCCGGTCCGCTGGCAGGCTTCCCGGTGATCGACTTCAAGGTTGCGCTGATCGACGGTAAGTTCCACGATGTTGACTCCAGCGTTCTGGCCTTCGAAATCGCCGCCCGCATGGGCATGCGCGAAGGCATGAAGAAAGCCGGCGCCAAGCTGCTCGAGCCGATCATGAAGGTCGAAGTGATCACGCCGGAAGAATACACCGGCAACATCATCGGTGATCTCACCTCCCGTCGCGGTCAGGTGCAGGGTCAGGAGAACCGTGGCAACGCGATCGCCATCGACGCCTTCGTGCCGCTGGCCAACATGTTCGGCTACATCAACAACCTGCGCTCCATGTCCTCGGGCCGGGCGAACTTCACCATGTTGTTCGACCACTACGAGCCGGTGCCGCAGAACATCAGCGAAGAAATCCAGGCGAAATTCGCGTAAGCGACCGCCCCCAGAGACAAGGAGGCCATCATGGCTAAGGAAAAGTTTGAACGTAACAAGCCGCACGTGAACATCGGCACGATCGGTCACGTTGACCACGGCAAGACGACGCTGACGGCTGCGATCACCAAGTATTTCGGCGACTTCAAAGCCTACGACCAGATCGACGGCGCGCCGGAAGAGAAGGCCCGCGGGATCACCATCTCGACGGCGCACGTGGAGTATGAGACCGAGGCGCGTCACTACGCCCACGTCGACTGCCCCGGCCACGCCGACTACGTGAAGAACATGATCACCGGTGCCGCCCAGATGGACGGCGCGATCCTGGTGGTGAACGCCGCTGACGGCCCCATGCCCCAGACCCGCGAGCACATCCTGCTCGGCCGTCAGGTTGGCATCCCGGCCATGGTCGTGTTCATGAACAAGGTCGACCAGGTGGACGACGAGGAGCTTCTGGAGCTCGTCGAGATGGAAGTGCGTGAGCTTCTGTCGTCCTACGACTTCCCCGGCGACGATATCCCGATCATCGCGGGTTCGGCTCTGGCGGCGATGGAGGGCAACAAGCCCGAGATCGGCGAAGAGAAGATCAAGGAGCTGATGGCTGCCGTTGACGAGTACATCCCGACGCCCGAGCGCGCCGTGGACCAGCCGTTCCTGATGCCGGTCGAGGACGTGTTCTCGATCTCCGGTCGCGGTACGGTTGTGACCGGTCGTGTCGAGCGCGGCGTGATCAACGTGGGCGACGAAATCGAGATCGTCGGCATCAAGGACACCCAGAAGACGACCTGCACGGGCGTGGAAATGTTCCGCAAGCTGCTGGATCGTGGTGAAGCTGGCGACAACATCGGTGCGCTGCTGCGTGGTATCGACCGTGAAGCCGTTGAGCGGGGCCAGGTGCTCTGCAAGCCGGGTTCGGTGACGCCGCACACGAAGTTCGAAGCCGAAGCCTACATCCTCACCAAAGAGGAAGGTGGCCGTCACACCCCGTTCTTCGCCAACTACCGCCCGCAGTTCTACTTCCGCACGACGGACGTGACCGGGACGGTGACCCTGAAAGAGGGCACCGAGATGGTGATGCCGGGCGACAACGTGTCGTTCACGGTTGAGCTGATCGCCCCGATCGCCATGGAAGACGGCCTGCGCTTCGCCATCCGCGAAGGCGGCCGCACCGTCGGCGCCGGCGTGGTCTCCAAGATCATCGAGTAAGGCGCGTTTGCACGCAAACGCGCCTGGTGGCGGCAGTCGGTTTTCAGTGAAAGCCGATGAGAGCCACTCAGTCGAGAAAGAGCGCCGGCGGGTACAACCGCCGGCAACATTGAAACCGGTTCGAAGAGGGGCGGCCTCAATCGCCCCTCCTCTCAATCGTAAAGGAACGCAAAAATGGCCATTCAAAGCCAAAATATCCGGATCCGCCTGAAGGCGTTCGATTACCGCGTGCTGGACGCCAGCACTCAGGAAATCGTTGCGACCGCCAAGCGGACCGGCGCGCAGGTGCGCGGGCCCATCCCGCTGCCGAACAAGATCGAGAAGTTCACCGTTCTGCGCGGCCCGCACATCGACAAGAAGAGCCGTGACCAGTGGGAGATCCGTACCCACAAGCGTCTGCTCGACATCATTGACCCCACCCCCCAGACCGTGGACGCGCTCATGAAGCTCGACCTCGCTGCGGGCGTGGACGTTCAGATTTCGGTCTAAGGGAGGGCATTGGTATGTTGCGCTCTGGAGTGATCGCAAAGAAGGTCGGCATGACCCGGCTTTTCATGGAAGACGGCAAGCAGATTCCGGTGACGGTTCTGCAGCTTGACGCATTGCAGGTGGTGGCCAAGCGCACCGCCGAGACCGACGGCTACTCTGCTGTTCAGCTCGGCGCTGGCTCGGCCAAGGCCAAGCGGACCTCCGCGCCGAT from Oceanicola sp. D3 includes the following:
- the fusA gene encoding elongation factor G, encoding MARDYPLDRYRNFGIMAHIDAGKTTCSERILFYTGKSHNIGEVHDGAATMDWMEQEQERGITITSAATTTFWERTENGTEPDSEKHRLNIIDTPGHVDFTIEVERSLAVLDGAVCVLDANAGVEPQTETVWRQADRYKVPRMVFVNKMDKIGADFFNCVRMIEDRTGARAVPVGIPIGAENELEGLIDLVTMEEWLWQGEDLGASWIKAPIRDSLKDMADEWRGKMIEAAVEEDDDAMMEYLEGNEPDIATLRALLRKGTLALHFVPVLGGSAFKNKGVQPLLNAVIDYLPSPLDVVDYMGFAPDDETETRDIARRADDDMPFAGLAFKIMNDPFVGSLTFTRIYSGKMNKGDSILNSTKGKKERIGRMMMMHSNNREEIEEAFAGDIIALAGLKDTTTGDTLCAANAPVVLETMTFPDPVIEIAVEPKTKADQEKMSQGLARLAAEDPSFRVETDLESGQTIMKGMGELHLDILVDRLKREFKVEANIGAPQVAYRETIGHEVEHTYTHKKQSGGSGQFAEVKMVISPTEPGEGYSFESKIVGGAVPKEYIPGVEKGIKSVMDSGPLAGFPVIDFKVALIDGKFHDVDSSVLAFEIAARMGMREGMKKAGAKLLEPIMKVEVITPEEYTGNIIGDLTSRRGQVQGQENRGNAIAIDAFVPLANMFGYINNLRSMSSGRANFTMLFDHYEPVPQNISEEIQAKFA
- the rpsG gene encoding 30S ribosomal protein S7 — translated: MSRRHAAEKREVLPDAKYGDKVLTKFMNNLMVDGKKSVAERIVYNALDRVETKLKRAPIEVFEEALDNIKPSVEVRSRRVGGATYQVPVEVRPERREALAIRWLITASRARNENTMEERLAGELIDAVQSRGTAVKKREDTHKMADANKAFSHYRW
- the rpsL gene encoding 30S ribosomal protein S12; the encoded protein is MPTIQQLIRKPRQPKVKRSKSMHLEGCPQKRGVCTRVYTTTPKKPNSAMRKVAKVRLTNGFEVISYIPGESHNLQEHSVVLIRGGRVKDLPGVRYHILRGVLDTQGVKDRKQRRSKYGAKRPK
- the tuf gene encoding elongation factor Tu, with the protein product MAKEKFERNKPHVNIGTIGHVDHGKTTLTAAITKYFGDFKAYDQIDGAPEEKARGITISTAHVEYETEARHYAHVDCPGHADYVKNMITGAAQMDGAILVVNAADGPMPQTREHILLGRQVGIPAMVVFMNKVDQVDDEELLELVEMEVRELLSSYDFPGDDIPIIAGSALAAMEGNKPEIGEEKIKELMAAVDEYIPTPERAVDQPFLMPVEDVFSISGRGTVVTGRVERGVINVGDEIEIVGIKDTQKTTCTGVEMFRKLLDRGEAGDNIGALLRGIDREAVERGQVLCKPGSVTPHTKFEAEAYILTKEEGGRHTPFFANYRPQFYFRTTDVTGTVTLKEGTEMVMPGDNVSFTVELIAPIAMEDGLRFAIREGGRTVGAGVVSKIIE
- the rpsJ gene encoding 30S ribosomal protein S10, with protein sequence MQSQNIRIRLKAFDYRVLDASTQEIVATAKRTGAQVRGPIPLPNKIEKFTVLRGPHIDKKSRDQWEIRTHKRLLDIIDPTPQTVDALMKLDLAAGVDVQISV
- a CDS encoding glycosyltransferase, with the protein product MRSRTSNIVQILGLCRFSYPCYGGFRREHETIQHRIDFLYGEERLEERFRYFETFTLPGLRLQTDEDFKFVVLAGNQLPKAYDERLKDMLATLPQARLVQYEPLNHREACLKAMQEHIDPKGGVCGQFRLDDDDGVSYRFVERFREAFDDGHEVMKREHKFAVDFNQGYTVCIDEEGIRACAQQRQYWTPALGVYIRPHIDKTVVHFRHDTIWRQMTTLTYTSEDMFVRGLNSTNGTPFKKKDFEEMVPIEGAVARALSKNFGITEEALAKFHAAESQASARAGR